GAAGGCATCGGCATTTCCTTCTTCGGTGCAGGCGCTGGAGCCATTTGCTGCTTGGGTGCTTCCTTTTTCACCTGCTTCGTACCTTGAGGGACTTTGATCTTCATACCCGGCATGATCATATCAGGATTGGATAGCTGGGTATTTACGGATTTCAACTCTTCAAAGTTAACCCCATATTTCTTGGCAATGTTCCAGAGTGTATCTCCTTTTTGTACAATGTGAATTCTCACATCTGCAACTCCCTTCCTGTCAATCTAAAAAACGATAAGACAATAATAGCTCAATAACACTCTATGCAAGACAACCCGAAAGATTGATGAAAAAGCCTACAATAAATTCGAAAAAAATATAAACAAACCCCCGGAACCCTATGTTTATAGGATTCCGGGGGTTTGTGTTTTTTTATGCTTTTTGTACCGGAGTAGGAATGTCCAACTGATAGGTCGGATAGGTCCCAAGAACGCGAAGCTGACAGCCTAACGCTTCCAACTCTGCCTGCACACCTGGAAACAGCACCTGATCGTAAGGCTGATCCACATCTATCAGGAAGAAATAGTTGCCGAGCCCGGTCTTCATCGGACGGGATTCGATCTTGGATAAGTTCATCTTCCTCCAAGCAAAGGCAGCAAGCACCTGATGGAGCGCCCCTACATAATCTTTCGGCAGTGTTACCATCACTGTCGTCTTATGGCTTGACACCGGATGGTCCTTCACTTTCAGCGTATGCGGCGTCTTCTGGACGACGGCAAAACGGGTATGGTTATTATCATAATCATGGATATCCGAAGCCAGCATCCGCAGACCATTCTGTTCAGCTGCCAGATGATTGGCAATCGCTGCAACCCCGGGACCGATTTCAGAAACCATTTCAGCCGCTCTGCCCGTGGAAGTTGTCGATTCCAATTGCGCATCCGGATA
This sequence is a window from Bacillus sp. SB49. Protein-coding genes within it:
- the pheA gene encoding prephenate dehydratase codes for the protein MSEQRIGYLGPKGTFTKMAVDAMFDGGTYVSFETIPSCLDAVEKGEIATAVVPLENAIEGSVHLTIDYLVHQVDQSIIAELTVPIKQHLLVHPDHHGQEIEKVYSHSHAIAQCHQYLHSHYPDAQLESTTSTGRAAEMVSEIGPGVAAIANHLAAEQNGLRMLASDIHDYDNNHTRFAVVQKTPHTLKVKDHPVSSHKTTVMVTLPKDYVGALHQVLAAFAWRKMNLSKIESRPMKTGLGNYFFLIDVDQPYDQVLFPGVQAELEALGCQLRVLGTYPTYQLDIPTPVQKA